The Haemorhous mexicanus isolate bHaeMex1 chromosome 5, bHaeMex1.pri, whole genome shotgun sequence genome contains a region encoding:
- the ZC3H7B gene encoding zinc finger CCCH domain-containing protein 7B isoform X6 yields the protein MERQKRKQEIEKGLQFIQSTLPLSQEDYEAFLQKLVRNLFAEGNDLFREKDFKLSLVQYVEGLNVADYAASDEVTIPKELLCKLHVNRAACYFAMGLYEKALEDSEKALSLDEENIRALFRKARSLNELGRHKEAYECNSRCLLSLPHDESVTQLGQELAQKLGLRVRKAYKRPQQELETFSLLSNGTSISSSNQTASNGLGSIDDIETDSSMDLQCLPAPVATSIPVNEGLAPLPSDSDAKGLPTSLPAASLLPSPDCVPLPVPENTEDFTDGDIIGEELDSLLDSLAEGSPYPLSLVQGTIPTNLPTEMPQLIPVFPGGTPLLPPVVTASIPVSTPLPPASFGLVMDPTKQLSSSSVLDAFEAPPGGSGGSTLDSLDSLDLLPYTDTRLDALDSFGTSRGSLDTLDSFAIEETSSQELRHPPSSQKPAPVVSLGGVSHPAVPKATEHLLSQPEPVMPNTALLVKNPLASTHVFKQACHICYPKTGPKAGDYTYREGLEHKCKRDILLGRLKSSEDKTWKRIRPRPTKTNFVGSYYLCKDMLNKQDCKYGDNCTFAYHQEEIDVWTEERKGTLNRDLLFDPLGGIKQSSLTIAKLLKEHQGIFTFLCEICFDSKPRIISKGTKDTPSVCSNLSAKHIFHDNKCLVHIVRSTSLKYSKIRQFQEHFQFDVCRHEVRYGCLREDSCHFAHSFIELKVWLLQQYSGMTHEDIVQESKKYWQQMEAHASKPANSVASPRNPTSSTFDLQMKFVCGQCWRNGQLVEPDKDLKYCSAKAPHCWTKERRVLLVMSKAKKKWVSVRPLPSIRNFPQQYDLCIHAQNGRKCQYVGNCSFAHSPEERDMWTFMKENKILDMQQTYDMWLKKHNPGKPGEGTPLTSREGEKQIQMPTDYADIMMGYHCWLCGKNSNSKKQWQQHIQSEKHKEKVFTSDSDSSCWSYRFPMGEFRLCERFQKNKACPEGEECRYAHGQDELTEWLDRREVLKQKLAKARKDMLLCPRDDDFGKYNFLLRDDV from the exons ATGGAGaggcagaagagaaaacaagaaatagaGAAAGGACTTCAGTTCATTCA gtcCACATTACCCCTAAGCCAAGAAGATTATGAG gcctTTTTGCAGAAGCTGGTGAGAAACTTGTTTGCAGAGGGCAATGATTTGTTCAGAGAGAAGGATTTCAAGCTTTCCCTGGTCCAGTACGTAGAAGGGCTGAACGTGGCAGATTATGCAGCCTCTGATGAGGTGACCATCCCAAAGGAGCTCCTCTGCAAGCTCCATGTGAACCGAGCTGCCTGCTACTTTGCCATG GGGTTGTATGAGAAGGCGCTGGAAGACAGCGAGAAGGCTTTGAGTCTCGACGAGGAGAACATCCGAGCGCTATTCCGGAAAGCCCGTTCCTTAAATGAACTTGGAAGACACAAAGAAGCGTATGAGTGCAACAGCCGATGCTTGCTGTCCCTCCCACAT GATGAAAGTGTCACACAACTGGGGCAGGAGCTTGCCCAGAAGCTGGGACTGAGGGTTCGAAAAGCATACAAAAGACCTCAG CAGGAATTGGAAACATTCTCACTACTCAGTAATGGCACTTCAATCAGTTCATCAAACCAG ACTGCTTCCAATGGATTGGGCTCAATAGATGACATCGAAACAG ACTCCTCTATGGACCTGCAGtgcctcccagctcctgtggccaCCTCCATCCCTGTGAATGAGGGGCTGGCCCCTTTGCCTTCTGACTCAGATGCAAAGGGCTTGCCCACCTCgcttcctgctgccagcttgcTCCCATCTCCAGACTGTGTACCCTTGCCAGTGCCTGAGAACACAGAGGACTTCACAGatggggacatcattggggaaGAACTAGACTCCCTCCTGGATTCCCTTGCTGAAGGGTCACCATACCCTCTA tCTCTGGTCCAGGGCACCATTCCTACCAACCTGCCAACAGAGATGCCCCAGTTGATTCCTGTGTTTCCGGGGGGAACTCCGCTGCTGCCTCCAGTTGTGACAGCCAGCATCCCTGTCTCTACCCCTCTGCCACCTGCCTCCTTTGGCCTGGTGATGGATCCCACCAAgcagctctcctcctcctctgtcctgGATGCCTTCGAGGCCCCACCAGGAGGAAGTGGTGGCTCCACTTTAGATTCGCTGGATTCCCTGGATCTGCTTCCATACACAGATACAAGGCTTGATGCCCTGGACTCCTTTGGGACAAGCAGGGGGTCGCTGGATACCTTGGATTCCTTTGCCATTG AAGAAACTAGCTCTCAGGAACTGCGACACCCACCCAGCAGCCAAAAACCAGCCCCAGTG GTCAGCCTTGGTGGAGTGAgtcacccagctgtgcccaaggCCACTGAGCACCTGCTGTCGCAGCCAGAACCAGTAATGCccaacacagctctgctggtgaaGAACCCCCTGGCGTCTACTCATGTTTTCAAACAAGCCTGTCATATCTGCTACCCCAAAACAG GGCCCAAGGCTGGCGATTACACCTATCGGGAAGGCTTGGAGCACAAGTGCAAGCGGGACATCCTGCTGGGCAGGCTGAAGAGCTCTGAAGACAAGACCTGGAAGAGGATCCGTCCTCGcccaaccaaaaccaacttTGTAGGATCCTATTATCTGTGCAAAG ATATGCTTAACAAGCAGGACTGTAAGTACGGGGATAACTGCACCTTCGCGTACCACCAGGAAGAGATCGACGTGTGGACGGAGGAGAGGAAGGGGACCCTCAACCGTGACCTCCTCTTTGACCCGCTAGGTGGGATCAAGCAGAGCAGCCTCACAATTGCCAAGCTCCTCAAGGAACATCAGGGCATCTTCACCTTCCTTTGTGAG ATTTGCTTTGACAGCAAACCCCGGATTATCAGCAAAGGGACCAAGGACACACCATCTGTCTGCTCCAACCTTTCtgcaaaacacattttccatGACAACAA GTGTCTGGTCCACATTGTGCGTTCCACCTCCCTGAAATATTCCAAGATCCGTCAGTTCCAGGAGCACTTCCAGTTTGACGTGTGCCGCCATGAGGTGCGTTACGGCTGCCTGCGTGAGGACAGCTGCCACTTTGCTCACAGTTTCATTGAGCTCAaggtctggctgctgcagcaataTTCAG GAATGACCCACGAAGATATTGTGCAGGAGTCCAAGAAGTACTGGCAGCAGATGGAGGCACATGCCAGCAAACCAGCCAACAGCGTG GCTTCTCCCCGGAATCCCACGTCAAGCACCTTTGACCTCCAGATGAAATTTGTGTGTGGCCAGTGCTGGAGGAACGGGCAGCTGGTGGAGCCAGATAAAGACCTCAAGTACTGTAGTGCCAAAGCCCCCCACTG CTGGACGAAGGAACGCCGTGTCCTGCTGGTGATGTCCAAAGCGAAGAAGAAGTGGGTGTCAGTCCGACCGCTGCCTTCCATCCGTAACTTCCCACAGCAATATGAT TTGTGTATCCATGCACAGAATGGCAGGAAATGCCAGTATGTGGGCAACTGCTCCTTTGcccacagccctgaggagagAGACATGTGGACCTtcatgaaggaaaataaaa TACTAGATATGCAGCAGACCTATGACATGTGGCTAAAGAAACACAATCCTGGGAAGCCTGGAGAGGGAACACCACTCACCTCGCGAGAAGGGGAGAAACAGATCCAGATGCCCACTGACTATGCGGACATCATG ATGGGCTAccactgctggctctgtgggaaaaacagcaacagcaagaagcaatggcagcagcacatccagtCAGAGAAGCACAAGGAGAAGGTCTTCACCTCAGACAGTgactccagctgctggagctacCGGTTCCCCATGGGCGAATTCCGGCTCTGCGAGAG
- the ZC3H7B gene encoding zinc finger CCCH domain-containing protein 7B isoform X8 translates to MERQKRKQEIEKGLQFIQSTLPLSQEDYEAFLQKLVRNLFAEGNDLFREKDFKLSLVQYVEGLNVADYAASDEVTIPKELLCKLHVNRAACYFAMGLYEKALEDSEKALSLDEENIRALFRKARSLNELGRHKEAYECNSRCLLSLPHDESVTQLGQELAQKLGLRVRKAYKRPQELETFSLLSNGTSISSSNQTASNGLGSIDDIETDSSMDLQCLPAPVATSIPVNEGLAPLPSDSDAKGLPTSLPAASLLPSPDCVPLPVPENTEDFTDGDIIGEELDSLLDSLAEGSPYPLSLVQGTIPTNLPTEMPQLIPVFPGGTPLLPPVVTASIPVSTPLPPASFGLVMDPTKQLSSSSVLDAFEAPPGGSGGSTLDSLDSLDLLPYTDTRLDALDSFGTSRGSLDTLDSFAIETSSQELRHPPSSQKPAPVVSELLPRADVPRCSGTKVVSLGGVSHPAVPKATEHLLSQPEPVMPNTALLVKNPLASTHVFKQACHICYPKTGPKAGDYTYREGLEHKCKRDILLGRLKSSEDKTWKRIRPRPTKTNFVGSYYLCKDMLNKQDCKYGDNCTFAYHQEEIDVWTEERKGTLNRDLLFDPLGGIKQSSLTIAKLLKEHQGIFTFLCEICFDSKPRIISKGTKDTPSVCSNLSAKHIFHDNKCLVHIVRSTSLKYSKIRQFQEHFQFDVCRHEVRYGCLREDSCHFAHSFIELKVWLLQQYSGMTHEDIVQESKKYWQQMEAHASKPANSVASPRNPTSSTFDLQMKFVCGQCWRNGQLVEPDKDLKYCSAKAPHCWTKERRVLLVMSKAKKKWVSVRPLPSIRNFPQQYDLCIHAQNGRKCQYVGNCSFAHSPEERDMWTFMKENKILDMQQTYDMWLKKHNPGKPGEGTPLTSREGEKQIQMPTDYADIMMGYHCWLCGKNSNSKKQWQQHIQSEKHKEKVFTSDSDSSCWSYRFPMGEFRLCERFQKNKACPEGEECRYAHGQDELTEWLDRREVLKQKLAKARKDMLLCPRDDDFGKYNFLLRDDV, encoded by the exons ATGGAGaggcagaagagaaaacaagaaatagaGAAAGGACTTCAGTTCATTCA gtcCACATTACCCCTAAGCCAAGAAGATTATGAG gcctTTTTGCAGAAGCTGGTGAGAAACTTGTTTGCAGAGGGCAATGATTTGTTCAGAGAGAAGGATTTCAAGCTTTCCCTGGTCCAGTACGTAGAAGGGCTGAACGTGGCAGATTATGCAGCCTCTGATGAGGTGACCATCCCAAAGGAGCTCCTCTGCAAGCTCCATGTGAACCGAGCTGCCTGCTACTTTGCCATG GGGTTGTATGAGAAGGCGCTGGAAGACAGCGAGAAGGCTTTGAGTCTCGACGAGGAGAACATCCGAGCGCTATTCCGGAAAGCCCGTTCCTTAAATGAACTTGGAAGACACAAAGAAGCGTATGAGTGCAACAGCCGATGCTTGCTGTCCCTCCCACAT GATGAAAGTGTCACACAACTGGGGCAGGAGCTTGCCCAGAAGCTGGGACTGAGGGTTCGAAAAGCATACAAAAGACCTCAG GAATTGGAAACATTCTCACTACTCAGTAATGGCACTTCAATCAGTTCATCAAACCAG ACTGCTTCCAATGGATTGGGCTCAATAGATGACATCGAAACAG ACTCCTCTATGGACCTGCAGtgcctcccagctcctgtggccaCCTCCATCCCTGTGAATGAGGGGCTGGCCCCTTTGCCTTCTGACTCAGATGCAAAGGGCTTGCCCACCTCgcttcctgctgccagcttgcTCCCATCTCCAGACTGTGTACCCTTGCCAGTGCCTGAGAACACAGAGGACTTCACAGatggggacatcattggggaaGAACTAGACTCCCTCCTGGATTCCCTTGCTGAAGGGTCACCATACCCTCTA tCTCTGGTCCAGGGCACCATTCCTACCAACCTGCCAACAGAGATGCCCCAGTTGATTCCTGTGTTTCCGGGGGGAACTCCGCTGCTGCCTCCAGTTGTGACAGCCAGCATCCCTGTCTCTACCCCTCTGCCACCTGCCTCCTTTGGCCTGGTGATGGATCCCACCAAgcagctctcctcctcctctgtcctgGATGCCTTCGAGGCCCCACCAGGAGGAAGTGGTGGCTCCACTTTAGATTCGCTGGATTCCCTGGATCTGCTTCCATACACAGATACAAGGCTTGATGCCCTGGACTCCTTTGGGACAAGCAGGGGGTCGCTGGATACCTTGGATTCCTTTGCCATTG AAACTAGCTCTCAGGAACTGCGACACCCACCCAGCAGCCAAAAACCAGCCCCAGTGGTGAGTGAGCTACTGCCCCGTGCTGATGTCCCAAGGTGCTCTGGAACCAAGGTA GTCAGCCTTGGTGGAGTGAgtcacccagctgtgcccaaggCCACTGAGCACCTGCTGTCGCAGCCAGAACCAGTAATGCccaacacagctctgctggtgaaGAACCCCCTGGCGTCTACTCATGTTTTCAAACAAGCCTGTCATATCTGCTACCCCAAAACAG GGCCCAAGGCTGGCGATTACACCTATCGGGAAGGCTTGGAGCACAAGTGCAAGCGGGACATCCTGCTGGGCAGGCTGAAGAGCTCTGAAGACAAGACCTGGAAGAGGATCCGTCCTCGcccaaccaaaaccaacttTGTAGGATCCTATTATCTGTGCAAAG ATATGCTTAACAAGCAGGACTGTAAGTACGGGGATAACTGCACCTTCGCGTACCACCAGGAAGAGATCGACGTGTGGACGGAGGAGAGGAAGGGGACCCTCAACCGTGACCTCCTCTTTGACCCGCTAGGTGGGATCAAGCAGAGCAGCCTCACAATTGCCAAGCTCCTCAAGGAACATCAGGGCATCTTCACCTTCCTTTGTGAG ATTTGCTTTGACAGCAAACCCCGGATTATCAGCAAAGGGACCAAGGACACACCATCTGTCTGCTCCAACCTTTCtgcaaaacacattttccatGACAACAA GTGTCTGGTCCACATTGTGCGTTCCACCTCCCTGAAATATTCCAAGATCCGTCAGTTCCAGGAGCACTTCCAGTTTGACGTGTGCCGCCATGAGGTGCGTTACGGCTGCCTGCGTGAGGACAGCTGCCACTTTGCTCACAGTTTCATTGAGCTCAaggtctggctgctgcagcaataTTCAG GAATGACCCACGAAGATATTGTGCAGGAGTCCAAGAAGTACTGGCAGCAGATGGAGGCACATGCCAGCAAACCAGCCAACAGCGTG GCTTCTCCCCGGAATCCCACGTCAAGCACCTTTGACCTCCAGATGAAATTTGTGTGTGGCCAGTGCTGGAGGAACGGGCAGCTGGTGGAGCCAGATAAAGACCTCAAGTACTGTAGTGCCAAAGCCCCCCACTG CTGGACGAAGGAACGCCGTGTCCTGCTGGTGATGTCCAAAGCGAAGAAGAAGTGGGTGTCAGTCCGACCGCTGCCTTCCATCCGTAACTTCCCACAGCAATATGAT TTGTGTATCCATGCACAGAATGGCAGGAAATGCCAGTATGTGGGCAACTGCTCCTTTGcccacagccctgaggagagAGACATGTGGACCTtcatgaaggaaaataaaa TACTAGATATGCAGCAGACCTATGACATGTGGCTAAAGAAACACAATCCTGGGAAGCCTGGAGAGGGAACACCACTCACCTCGCGAGAAGGGGAGAAACAGATCCAGATGCCCACTGACTATGCGGACATCATG ATGGGCTAccactgctggctctgtgggaaaaacagcaacagcaagaagcaatggcagcagcacatccagtCAGAGAAGCACAAGGAGAAGGTCTTCACCTCAGACAGTgactccagctgctggagctacCGGTTCCCCATGGGCGAATTCCGGCTCTGCGAGAG
- the ZC3H7B gene encoding zinc finger CCCH domain-containing protein 7B isoform X7: protein MERQKRKQEIEKGLQFIQSTLPLSQEDYEAFLQKLVRNLFAEGNDLFREKDFKLSLVQYVEGLNVADYAASDEVTIPKELLCKLHVNRAACYFAMGLYEKALEDSEKALSLDEENIRALFRKARSLNELGRHKEAYECNSRCLLSLPHDESVTQLGQELAQKLGLRVRKAYKRPQQELETFSLLSNGTSISSSNQTASNGLGSIDDIETDSSMDLQCLPAPVATSIPVNEGLAPLPSDSDAKGLPTSLPAASLLPSPDCVPLPVPENTEDFTDGDIIGEELDSLLDSLAEGSPYPLSLVQGTIPTNLPTEMPQLIPVFPGGTPLLPPVVTASIPVSTPLPPASFGLVMDPTKQLSSSSVLDAFEAPPGGSGGSTLDSLDSLDLLPYTDTRLDALDSFGTSRGSLDTLDSFAIETSSQELRHPPSSQKPAPVVSLGGVSHPAVPKATEHLLSQPEPVMPNTALLVKNPLASTHVFKQACHICYPKTGPKAGDYTYREGLEHKCKRDILLGRLKSSEDKTWKRIRPRPTKTNFVGSYYLCKDMLNKQDCKYGDNCTFAYHQEEIDVWTEERKGTLNRDLLFDPLGGIKQSSLTIAKLLKEHQGIFTFLCEICFDSKPRIISKGTKDTPSVCSNLSAKHIFHDNKCLVHIVRSTSLKYSKIRQFQEHFQFDVCRHEVRYGCLREDSCHFAHSFIELKVWLLQQYSGMTHEDIVQESKKYWQQMEAHASKPANSVASPRNPTSSTFDLQMKFVCGQCWRNGQLVEPDKDLKYCSAKAPHCWTKERRVLLVMSKAKKKWVSVRPLPSIRNFPQQYDLCIHAQNGRKCQYVGNCSFAHSPEERDMWTFMKENKILDMQQTYDMWLKKHNPGKPGEGTPLTSREGEKQIQMPTDYADIMMGYHCWLCGKNSNSKKQWQQHIQSEKHKEKVFTSDSDSSCWSYRFPMGEFRLCERFQKNKACPEGEECRYAHGQDELTEWLDRREVLKQKLAKARKDMLLCPRDDDFGKYNFLLRDDV from the exons ATGGAGaggcagaagagaaaacaagaaatagaGAAAGGACTTCAGTTCATTCA gtcCACATTACCCCTAAGCCAAGAAGATTATGAG gcctTTTTGCAGAAGCTGGTGAGAAACTTGTTTGCAGAGGGCAATGATTTGTTCAGAGAGAAGGATTTCAAGCTTTCCCTGGTCCAGTACGTAGAAGGGCTGAACGTGGCAGATTATGCAGCCTCTGATGAGGTGACCATCCCAAAGGAGCTCCTCTGCAAGCTCCATGTGAACCGAGCTGCCTGCTACTTTGCCATG GGGTTGTATGAGAAGGCGCTGGAAGACAGCGAGAAGGCTTTGAGTCTCGACGAGGAGAACATCCGAGCGCTATTCCGGAAAGCCCGTTCCTTAAATGAACTTGGAAGACACAAAGAAGCGTATGAGTGCAACAGCCGATGCTTGCTGTCCCTCCCACAT GATGAAAGTGTCACACAACTGGGGCAGGAGCTTGCCCAGAAGCTGGGACTGAGGGTTCGAAAAGCATACAAAAGACCTCAG CAGGAATTGGAAACATTCTCACTACTCAGTAATGGCACTTCAATCAGTTCATCAAACCAG ACTGCTTCCAATGGATTGGGCTCAATAGATGACATCGAAACAG ACTCCTCTATGGACCTGCAGtgcctcccagctcctgtggccaCCTCCATCCCTGTGAATGAGGGGCTGGCCCCTTTGCCTTCTGACTCAGATGCAAAGGGCTTGCCCACCTCgcttcctgctgccagcttgcTCCCATCTCCAGACTGTGTACCCTTGCCAGTGCCTGAGAACACAGAGGACTTCACAGatggggacatcattggggaaGAACTAGACTCCCTCCTGGATTCCCTTGCTGAAGGGTCACCATACCCTCTA tCTCTGGTCCAGGGCACCATTCCTACCAACCTGCCAACAGAGATGCCCCAGTTGATTCCTGTGTTTCCGGGGGGAACTCCGCTGCTGCCTCCAGTTGTGACAGCCAGCATCCCTGTCTCTACCCCTCTGCCACCTGCCTCCTTTGGCCTGGTGATGGATCCCACCAAgcagctctcctcctcctctgtcctgGATGCCTTCGAGGCCCCACCAGGAGGAAGTGGTGGCTCCACTTTAGATTCGCTGGATTCCCTGGATCTGCTTCCATACACAGATACAAGGCTTGATGCCCTGGACTCCTTTGGGACAAGCAGGGGGTCGCTGGATACCTTGGATTCCTTTGCCATTG AAACTAGCTCTCAGGAACTGCGACACCCACCCAGCAGCCAAAAACCAGCCCCAGTG GTCAGCCTTGGTGGAGTGAgtcacccagctgtgcccaaggCCACTGAGCACCTGCTGTCGCAGCCAGAACCAGTAATGCccaacacagctctgctggtgaaGAACCCCCTGGCGTCTACTCATGTTTTCAAACAAGCCTGTCATATCTGCTACCCCAAAACAG GGCCCAAGGCTGGCGATTACACCTATCGGGAAGGCTTGGAGCACAAGTGCAAGCGGGACATCCTGCTGGGCAGGCTGAAGAGCTCTGAAGACAAGACCTGGAAGAGGATCCGTCCTCGcccaaccaaaaccaacttTGTAGGATCCTATTATCTGTGCAAAG ATATGCTTAACAAGCAGGACTGTAAGTACGGGGATAACTGCACCTTCGCGTACCACCAGGAAGAGATCGACGTGTGGACGGAGGAGAGGAAGGGGACCCTCAACCGTGACCTCCTCTTTGACCCGCTAGGTGGGATCAAGCAGAGCAGCCTCACAATTGCCAAGCTCCTCAAGGAACATCAGGGCATCTTCACCTTCCTTTGTGAG ATTTGCTTTGACAGCAAACCCCGGATTATCAGCAAAGGGACCAAGGACACACCATCTGTCTGCTCCAACCTTTCtgcaaaacacattttccatGACAACAA GTGTCTGGTCCACATTGTGCGTTCCACCTCCCTGAAATATTCCAAGATCCGTCAGTTCCAGGAGCACTTCCAGTTTGACGTGTGCCGCCATGAGGTGCGTTACGGCTGCCTGCGTGAGGACAGCTGCCACTTTGCTCACAGTTTCATTGAGCTCAaggtctggctgctgcagcaataTTCAG GAATGACCCACGAAGATATTGTGCAGGAGTCCAAGAAGTACTGGCAGCAGATGGAGGCACATGCCAGCAAACCAGCCAACAGCGTG GCTTCTCCCCGGAATCCCACGTCAAGCACCTTTGACCTCCAGATGAAATTTGTGTGTGGCCAGTGCTGGAGGAACGGGCAGCTGGTGGAGCCAGATAAAGACCTCAAGTACTGTAGTGCCAAAGCCCCCCACTG CTGGACGAAGGAACGCCGTGTCCTGCTGGTGATGTCCAAAGCGAAGAAGAAGTGGGTGTCAGTCCGACCGCTGCCTTCCATCCGTAACTTCCCACAGCAATATGAT TTGTGTATCCATGCACAGAATGGCAGGAAATGCCAGTATGTGGGCAACTGCTCCTTTGcccacagccctgaggagagAGACATGTGGACCTtcatgaaggaaaataaaa TACTAGATATGCAGCAGACCTATGACATGTGGCTAAAGAAACACAATCCTGGGAAGCCTGGAGAGGGAACACCACTCACCTCGCGAGAAGGGGAGAAACAGATCCAGATGCCCACTGACTATGCGGACATCATG ATGGGCTAccactgctggctctgtgggaaaaacagcaacagcaagaagcaatggcagcagcacatccagtCAGAGAAGCACAAGGAGAAGGTCTTCACCTCAGACAGTgactccagctgctggagctacCGGTTCCCCATGGGCGAATTCCGGCTCTGCGAGAG